In Miscanthus floridulus cultivar M001 chromosome 5, ASM1932011v1, whole genome shotgun sequence, one genomic interval encodes:
- the LOC136454816 gene encoding uncharacterized protein, which yields MTAPRPDETLLIYITATSHVVSTTIVVEREEAGHAYKVQCLVYFISEVLNESKTHYPQVQKLLYAILVTSCKLHHYFEYYKITVVTEIPLGDILQNKEANGYIIKWAIELSTYSIEFRSSPTIKSQALADFVAEWTEIQEPIPATCPKHWVMYFDGALNINDASVGILFITPTKDKLRYVHRIHFLASNNAVEYEACLHGLHIAIELAIKCL from the coding sequence atgacggcgcctcgaccagatgaaaccctattgatctacatcaccgccacttctcaCGTCGTTAGCACAACTATCGTCGTTGAGCGCGAGGAAGCtggacacgcctataaggtacaatgtCTAGTCTACTTTATtagtgaggtccttaatgagtcaaaaactcattatcctcaagttcagaaactgTTATACGCCATTCTGGTCACGTCATGcaagctccaccactacttcgagtactacaagatcaccgtggtcactgagatccctctaggggacattctccaaaacaaagaggccaatggctacatcatcaagtgggctatcgagctcagcacttactccatcgaatttagaagcagTCCTACCATCAAATCTCAGGCGCTTGCTGACTTCGttgctgagtggactgagatccaagagcccatccctgctacttgccccaagcactgggtgatgtacttcgacggtgccctcaacatcaatgatgCTAGTgttggcattttattcattacgccgaccaaggacaagctccgatacgttcaccgaattcattttctagcctccaacaacgccgtggagtatgaagcatgtctccacggactccataTAGCCATCGAGCTTGCCATCAAATGCCTCTAG
- the LOC136452428 gene encoding uncharacterized protein isoform X2, translating into MELRGGGRGPGDRVRRQLQSVGRLAAYFGGGFLVLSAASSVAFRSLRALSDANQRKYAMPCGACEGKGTYACRLCRGSATVEWSPMHDPVFVNPCLCPTCDGTRVQRCLNCLGNGYA; encoded by the exons ATGGAACTTCGAGGCGGAGGGCGAGGCCCCGGCGACCGGGTCCGGCGGCAGCTGCAGTCGGTGGGGCGGCTGGCAGCATACTTCGGCGGAGGATTCCTCGTCCTCTCCGCCGCCTCCTCCGTAGCTTTCCGCTCCCTCCGCGCCCTCTCCGACGCCAACCAG AGGAAGTACGCCATGCCGTGCGGCGCCTGCGAGGGGAAGGGCACCTACGCGTGCAGGCTCTGCAGGGGCAGCGCCACCGTCGAGTGGTCTCCGATGCACGACCCGGTGTTCGTCAACCCGTGCCTCTGCCCTACCTGCGATGGGACCCG GGTGCAGCGTTGCTTGAACTGCCTGGGAAATGGTTATGCTTGA
- the LOC136452428 gene encoding uncharacterized protein isoform X1 — protein sequence MELRGGGRGPGDRVRRQLQSVGRLAAYFGGGFLVLSAASSVAFRSLRALSDANQRKYAMPCGACEGKGTYACRLCRGSATVEWSPMHDPVFVNPCLCPTCDGTRLPTSAGAALLELPGKWLCLKKQCAYLDR from the exons ATGGAACTTCGAGGCGGAGGGCGAGGCCCCGGCGACCGGGTCCGGCGGCAGCTGCAGTCGGTGGGGCGGCTGGCAGCATACTTCGGCGGAGGATTCCTCGTCCTCTCCGCCGCCTCCTCCGTAGCTTTCCGCTCCCTCCGCGCCCTCTCCGACGCCAACCAG AGGAAGTACGCCATGCCGTGCGGCGCCTGCGAGGGGAAGGGCACCTACGCGTGCAGGCTCTGCAGGGGCAGCGCCACCGTCGAGTGGTCTCCGATGCACGACCCGGTGTTCGTCAACCCGTGCCTCTGCCCTACCTGCGATGGGACCCGGTTACCCACCTCCGCC GGTGCAGCGTTGCTTGAACTGCCTGGGAAATGGTTATGCTTGAAGAAGCAATGTGCTTACCTTGATCGATGA